A stretch of Anoplopoma fimbria isolate UVic2021 breed Golden Eagle Sablefish chromosome 4, Afim_UVic_2022, whole genome shotgun sequence DNA encodes these proteins:
- the stard15 gene encoding START domain-containing protein 10 isoform X1 gives MPVQIPDDSDFSSFKDQCLSSDGWTSRYNKGGVTVWCREEESRTVQKLKMRIVCKDVTAETLYDVLHDTSYRKKWDSNMIDTYDIGRLTANADVGYYSWKCPSPLKNRDFVTMRSWLPLGSDYLIINYSVKHPQHPPKKDYVRAVSLLTGYLIQSNGASCSTLYYLTQMDPRGSLPKWVVNRVSQFVAPKAMRKIYKASLKYPDWKRKHNPGLKPWMFPEQNSLPCISVSELNVQRADSLENIDESGLSEDKTHHSEDEET, from the exons ATGCCGGTTCAGATCCCGGACGACTCGGACTTCTCCTCGTTTAAGGACCAGTGTCTGAGCAGCGACGGCTGGACCAGCAGGTACAACAAGGGGGGGGTGACGGTGTGGTGCCGCGAGGAGGAGAGCCGGACCGTCCAGAAACTCAAG ATGAGGATAGTGTGTAAGGACGTGACGGCAGAGACGCTGTATGACGTCCTCCATGACACCAGCTACCGAAAGAAGTGGGACAGCAACATGATCGACACGTACGACATCGGCCGGCTGACGGCCAACGCAGACGTTGGATATTACTCCT GGAAATGTCCGAGCCCTCTCAAGAACAGAGACTTTGTGACCATGAGGTCTTGGCTTCCTCTCGGCAGCGACTACCTGATCATCAACTACTCCGTCAAACATCCG CAACATCCTCCCAAGAAGGACTACGTCCGAGCCGTGTCCCTGCTGACCGGATACCTGATCCAGTCCAATGGGGCCagctgctccaccctctactACCTGACCCAGATGGACCCGCGAG GCTCGTTACCAAAGTGGGTGGTGAACCGGGTCTCTCAGTTTGTGGCTCCGAAG gcCATGAGGAAGATCTACAAGGCGTCCCTGAAGTACCCGGACTGGAAGAGGAAGCACAACCCGGGCCTGAAGCCCTGGATGTTCCCGGAGCAGAACTCTCTGCCGTGCATCAGCGTGTCGGAGCTGAACGTCCAGAGAGCCGACTCTCTGGAGAACATCGACGAGAGCGGCCTGAGCGAGGACAAAACGCACCACAGCGAGGACGAGGAGACTTAG
- the stard15 gene encoding START domain-containing protein 10 isoform X2 — protein sequence MRIVCKDVTAETLYDVLHDTSYRKKWDSNMIDTYDIGRLTANADVGYYSWKCPSPLKNRDFVTMRSWLPLGSDYLIINYSVKHPQHPPKKDYVRAVSLLTGYLIQSNGASCSTLYYLTQMDPRGSLPKWVVNRVSQFVAPKAMRKIYKASLKYPDWKRKHNPGLKPWMFPEQNSLPCISVSELNVQRADSLENIDESGLSEDKTHHSEDEET from the exons ATGAGGATAGTGTGTAAGGACGTGACGGCAGAGACGCTGTATGACGTCCTCCATGACACCAGCTACCGAAAGAAGTGGGACAGCAACATGATCGACACGTACGACATCGGCCGGCTGACGGCCAACGCAGACGTTGGATATTACTCCT GGAAATGTCCGAGCCCTCTCAAGAACAGAGACTTTGTGACCATGAGGTCTTGGCTTCCTCTCGGCAGCGACTACCTGATCATCAACTACTCCGTCAAACATCCG CAACATCCTCCCAAGAAGGACTACGTCCGAGCCGTGTCCCTGCTGACCGGATACCTGATCCAGTCCAATGGGGCCagctgctccaccctctactACCTGACCCAGATGGACCCGCGAG GCTCGTTACCAAAGTGGGTGGTGAACCGGGTCTCTCAGTTTGTGGCTCCGAAG gcCATGAGGAAGATCTACAAGGCGTCCCTGAAGTACCCGGACTGGAAGAGGAAGCACAACCCGGGCCTGAAGCCCTGGATGTTCCCGGAGCAGAACTCTCTGCCGTGCATCAGCGTGTCGGAGCTGAACGTCCAGAGAGCCGACTCTCTGGAGAACATCGACGAGAGCGGCCTGAGCGAGGACAAAACGCACCACAGCGAGGACGAGGAGACTTAG